The following are encoded in a window of Gemmatimonadota bacterium genomic DNA:
- a CDS encoding ABC transporter ATP-binding protein → MTPILEVQDLHVSFQRGHDSHVAVHNVSFTIAAGETVALVGASGSGKSALTLAIMGLLPQHAHVAPQSRVRFEGADWLAASPRERAASLGRRISMVFQEPSSALNPRMRVVDQIAEVAVTHTDASHASARTRAREMLARVGLTDLERTAAAFPHELSGGQQQRVLIAMALLLQPALLIADEPTSALDVTTQAAILALLAEQQRQTAMAMLFVTHDFGVAAAQCQRALVMHEGRIVEDAPMAQLLHAPSHPHTVALLHAARQLAFTP, encoded by the coding sequence GTGACCCCAATCCTAGAAGTGCAGGACTTGCACGTCTCGTTCCAACGCGGACATGACTCCCACGTCGCAGTGCATAACGTGAGCTTCACGATTGCGGCCGGTGAAACCGTCGCGCTCGTCGGCGCGTCGGGGAGCGGCAAGTCGGCGCTTACACTCGCCATCATGGGGCTCTTGCCGCAACATGCCCACGTTGCGCCTCAGAGCCGCGTGCGCTTCGAAGGCGCCGACTGGCTCGCGGCCTCGCCGCGCGAGCGCGCGGCGTCGCTCGGGCGCCGCATTTCGATGGTGTTTCAAGAGCCGAGCAGCGCACTCAATCCACGGATGCGAGTGGTGGATCAAATCGCCGAGGTGGCGGTCACCCACACCGACGCATCGCACGCATCGGCCCGAACACGCGCGCGCGAAATGCTCGCGCGCGTGGGACTCACCGACCTTGAGCGCACAGCAGCGGCCTTTCCTCACGAGCTTTCGGGCGGTCAACAGCAGCGCGTCCTTATTGCCATGGCGCTGCTGCTTCAGCCCGCGCTGCTCATTGCCGACGAACCGACCTCGGCGCTCGACGTCACCACGCAAGCCGCCATTCTCGCACTGCTCGCTGAACAGCAGCGGCAGACCGCAATGGCGATGCTCTTCGTGACGCACGACTTCGGCGTTGCGGCAGCACAATGCCAGCGCGCCTTGGTGATGCACGAGGGGCGCATCGTAGAAGACGCGCCGATGGCACAACTCCTCCACGCCCCGTCGCATCCACACACGGTCGCGTTGCTCCACGCGGCGCGGCAACTGGCGTTTACGCCATGA
- a CDS encoding ABC transporter permease: MSAPVRIAARGVRDALGGTVTLLAAIALVIIALATIGAPWISPFDPNAMPDFVRDQFLAPSWHHPFGTDQFGRDVLSRVLHGGRVSLGIAALAAGIAVIVGTAWGAVAGFVGGALDTWLMRIADALLSIPRVLLLLLVLGLAGTPTVSMVAVLLGVTSWPGMSRVIRTHVRELRHQDYMLAARALGTPWWRTVTLHLLPAVTPQVIVAGTLGFASVIPLEATLSFLGLGLHPPHASWGNIILEGTEQAGTHWWLVVFPVIALLVTVLAANTLGERVQDAVDPRRSRAQ, from the coding sequence GTGAGCGCGCCGGTACGCATCGCCGCGCGCGGCGTGCGCGACGCCCTCGGTGGCACCGTCACGCTGCTGGCGGCCATCGCGCTCGTGATCATTGCCTTGGCGACTATTGGCGCGCCGTGGATCTCGCCATTCGATCCCAACGCCATGCCGGATTTTGTGCGCGATCAATTCCTCGCGCCGTCATGGCATCATCCGTTTGGCACCGATCAATTCGGCCGCGATGTGCTCAGTCGTGTGTTGCACGGCGGCCGCGTGTCGCTCGGCATCGCGGCACTTGCCGCGGGGATTGCCGTCATCGTGGGCACTGCGTGGGGCGCCGTGGCCGGGTTTGTAGGCGGCGCACTCGACACGTGGCTCATGCGCATCGCCGATGCGCTGCTCTCGATCCCGCGCGTGCTGTTGCTCTTGCTCGTCCTCGGGCTCGCGGGTACCCCAACGGTTTCGATGGTCGCCGTTTTATTGGGCGTGACCTCGTGGCCCGGCATGAGCCGCGTGATTCGCACGCACGTGCGCGAGTTGCGGCATCAGGATTATATGCTCGCGGCGCGCGCCCTCGGCACGCCGTGGTGGCGCACCGTCACGTTGCATCTGCTCCCCGCCGTCACGCCGCAGGTGATCGTGGCGGGTACACTCGGCTTTGCGTCGGTCATTCCCCTCGAAGCGACGCTTTCGTTTCTCGGACTCGGCCTACATCCACCGCACGCCAGCTGGGGAAACATCATTCTCGAAGGCACCGAGCAGGCTGGCACACATTGGTGGCTGGTCGTGTTTCCGGTGATCGCACTGCTCGTGACAGTGCTCGCGGCCAATACCCTCGGCGAGCGAGTACAGGACGCCGTGGATCCGCGACGGAGCCGTGCCCAGTGA
- a CDS encoding ABC transporter permease codes for MAIFLRAQGVRRFALHRALQAVAVTGTVAVVAFLLVHFAPGDPFSLSLGDPGITDAWRAQQRALFGLDQPLPSQLWHLASGYLRGDFGWSIRHARPVADVLRQALPNTVLLMGTGLTLGLVSGVALGTWQAARRGTVGERLSGALALAVVSVPEFLIAIGAIALVARHLHWLPASGLIDQRAHNLLGAAGRVGDVLTHLALPALVIATTVAAAVSRYHRAAMLAVLEQDFIRTARAKGLMEWPVIARHAFPNALASVLALTGLMLPALFGGAIVIEQFFDWPGMGRLMFDAALGRDYPLIVGGVVLAGALVAVGAAVTDVLAHTLNPRLELDA; via the coding sequence TTGGCGATCTTTCTGCGCGCTCAGGGCGTGCGACGCTTCGCGCTCCACCGAGCGCTGCAGGCCGTGGCCGTCACGGGCACGGTGGCCGTCGTCGCGTTTTTGCTCGTACACTTTGCGCCAGGCGATCCGTTTAGTCTCTCGCTCGGCGACCCAGGAATCACCGATGCGTGGCGCGCACAGCAGCGCGCGTTGTTCGGCCTCGACCAGCCGCTCCCAAGCCAACTCTGGCATCTCGCGAGCGGCTATCTCCGCGGCGATTTTGGCTGGTCCATTCGACACGCCCGCCCCGTGGCCGACGTATTACGCCAAGCACTCCCCAACACAGTGCTCTTGATGGGCACCGGCCTCACGCTGGGACTCGTGAGTGGTGTAGCGCTCGGCACTTGGCAGGCCGCGCGACGCGGCACGGTTGGAGAACGATTGTCTGGAGCGCTCGCACTTGCCGTCGTGTCGGTGCCCGAGTTTTTGATTGCCATCGGAGCCATCGCGCTCGTAGCGCGTCATCTGCATTGGTTGCCGGCGTCGGGACTCATCGATCAACGCGCACACAACTTGCTCGGCGCCGCGGGCCGCGTGGGTGATGTGCTGACACATCTCGCGTTGCCGGCCCTGGTCATCGCCACGACCGTTGCGGCCGCCGTCTCGCGCTATCATCGCGCCGCGATGCTCGCGGTGCTGGAGCAAGATTTTATTCGCACCGCGCGCGCCAAGGGGCTGATGGAGTGGCCCGTGATTGCGCGGCACGCATTCCCCAACGCACTCGCCTCCGTACTCGCGCTCACCGGCCTGATGCTCCCCGCACTGTTCGGTGGTGCAATCGTCATTGAGCAATTCTTTGACTGGCCCGGCATGGGGCGTTTGATGTTCGACGCCGCACTCGGTCGTGACTATCCGTTGATCGTAGGCGGCGTGGTGCTGGCGGGCGCGCTGGTGGCGGTTGGCGCAGCGGTGACCGACGTGCTCGCGCACACCCTCAATCCGCGACTGGAGTTGGACGCGTGA